The proteins below come from a single Mucilaginibacter mali genomic window:
- a CDS encoding N-acetylglucosamine kinase → MIIIADGGSTKTNWCLVNEEGKKVYFNTEGYNPYFSSKEYIIQSLKENLPTDLQVDKITEVNYYGAGCSTDEKRKQVQDAMSAVFTSAKVNIGHDLLAAARALLGTGPGFAAILGTGTNTCLYDGKEIIQNIDSGAYILGDEGSGCYIGKKLLIDYLRGYMPGPVRELFWETYKLTPDDINEQVYTKPLANRFCAGFSKFVYDNNVHIEYSRNLVRTSFEDFFRNLVTRYPDYQKYSFNCIGSVGYNFRNVLEELVEENGMVMGNIIRSPIDNLVKFHLENKI, encoded by the coding sequence ATGATCATTATTGCCGATGGTGGCTCAACCAAAACTAACTGGTGCCTGGTAAATGAAGAGGGTAAAAAGGTGTACTTCAACACCGAGGGCTATAACCCCTATTTTTCAAGCAAGGAATATATCATTCAATCGCTAAAGGAAAACTTACCTACCGATTTGCAGGTAGATAAAATTACCGAGGTGAACTATTACGGTGCAGGATGTTCGACCGACGAAAAGCGTAAACAAGTGCAGGATGCCATGTCGGCCGTGTTTACCAGCGCTAAGGTTAATATCGGGCACGATCTGTTAGCTGCCGCCCGCGCTTTGCTGGGCACCGGCCCGGGCTTTGCAGCCATTTTAGGAACCGGTACCAATACCTGCCTTTATGATGGTAAGGAGATCATCCAAAATATCGATTCGGGCGCTTATATCCTGGGGGATGAAGGCAGTGGTTGTTACATCGGCAAAAAACTATTGATCGATTACCTGCGTGGTTACATGCCCGGGCCGGTACGCGAACTATTCTGGGAGACCTATAAATTAACCCCCGACGATATTAACGAACAGGTGTATACCAAACCACTGGCCAACCGCTTTTGCGCAGGCTTCAGTAAGTTTGTGTACGATAATAATGTGCATATCGAATATTCGCGCAACCTGGTGCGTACCTCGTTCGAAGACTTTTTCCGCAACCTGGTAACCCGTTATCCTGATTATCAAAAATATTCGTTCAATTGCATCGGTTCGGTAGGTTATAACTTCCGCAATGTGCTGGAAGAACTGGTAGAAGAAAACGGCATGGTGATGGGCAACATCATCCGCTCACCTATAGATAACCTGGTGAAATTCCATTTGGAGAATAAGATATAA
- a CDS encoding NUDIX hydrolase, with translation MEQELPKFESVFSIDCVIFGFEAGELKILLIERNEDPYKDWLALPGYIVKQDESLDDAAERILYELTGLRGLHMEQFHTFGEVNRHPQGRVITVAYYALLRLNGQKELKPINQIAKKAFWHPVNDLPKLGFDHTEIFKTGFNKIRRRLGYQPIAFELLPEKFTLTQLQSLYEAILNKKLDKRNFRKKMLSYGFLKELDEKQKGVSYRAAKLYKFDRRKYSKIFQNDLNLDK, from the coding sequence TTGGAACAAGAATTACCTAAATTTGAGTCGGTATTCAGTATCGACTGTGTAATATTTGGTTTTGAGGCAGGTGAACTGAAGATACTTTTAATTGAGCGTAACGAGGATCCTTACAAGGATTGGCTGGCCTTGCCGGGCTATATCGTAAAGCAGGATGAAAGTTTGGACGATGCCGCCGAACGTATATTATATGAGCTTACCGGTTTACGAGGCCTGCACATGGAGCAATTCCATACCTTTGGCGAGGTGAACCGCCACCCGCAAGGCCGCGTGATTACCGTGGCCTACTACGCTTTGCTGCGCCTTAACGGCCAAAAGGAACTGAAGCCGATTAATCAAATTGCTAAAAAAGCGTTCTGGCACCCGGTTAACGATTTGCCTAAGCTGGGCTTCGACCATACCGAGATTTTCAAAACCGGCTTTAACAAGATCCGCCGCCGGCTTGGTTATCAGCCGATTGCGTTTGAACTACTGCCCGAGAAATTTACGCTAACCCAACTTCAATCACTTTACGAAGCCATCCTGAATAAGAAACTGGATAAACGTAACTTCCGAAAGAAGATGCTGAGCTATGGCTTTTTAAAAGAGTTGGACGAGAAACAAAAAGGCGTATCGTACCGCGCCGCCAAACTCTACAAATTTGACAGGAGGAAGTACTCGAAGATCTTTCAGAATGACCTGAACCTTGATAAGTAG
- the pfkA gene encoding 6-phosphofructokinase: MPKISKIAVLTSGGDAPGMNSCIRAVVRTAIYNNLQVTGIRQGYQGMIDNDMYDMQTRSVSNILNLGGTILKTARCMAFHTDEGMEQAYQNLKKQGIEGLVVIGGDGTFTGALRFSKKYPDIAVIGVPGTIDNDLYGSTYTLGFDTATNTVIEAIDKIRDTADAHDRLFFVEVMGRDSGAIALRAGISCGAEAILLPEKETAISDLIDNLKGGQYEKKTSSIVIVAEGDKNGGVYDVAQAVKKEVTNYDIKVTILGHLQRGGSPSAFDRILGSRLGFAAVNALIAGESQKMVGLQANIIVSTSLEEALTQHKFSLEEDLLQMAEVLSI; this comes from the coding sequence ATGCCTAAGATCTCAAAAATTGCTGTTCTTACTTCCGGTGGCGATGCCCCGGGGATGAACTCGTGCATCAGGGCCGTAGTGCGTACCGCCATATATAATAACCTGCAGGTAACCGGCATCAGGCAGGGCTACCAGGGAATGATCGATAATGACATGTACGATATGCAAACCCGTTCTGTCAGCAATATCCTTAACCTGGGCGGCACCATCTTAAAAACTGCCCGCTGTATGGCCTTCCATACCGATGAAGGTATGGAACAGGCTTATCAAAATTTAAAAAAACAAGGCATCGAGGGTTTGGTGGTGATAGGCGGCGACGGTACCTTTACCGGCGCGCTGCGCTTCTCTAAAAAATATCCTGATATAGCTGTGATCGGTGTACCCGGCACTATAGACAACGACCTTTACGGATCTACCTATACCCTTGGCTTTGATACGGCCACCAATACCGTTATCGAGGCCATCGACAAGATACGTGATACTGCCGACGCGCACGACCGCCTGTTTTTTGTGGAAGTGATGGGCCGCGATTCGGGTGCTATCGCTCTGCGCGCAGGTATATCCTGTGGTGCTGAAGCAATCCTGCTTCCTGAAAAGGAAACGGCCATCTCCGATTTGATCGACAATCTTAAAGGTGGCCAGTACGAAAAGAAAACCTCAAGCATCGTAATTGTGGCTGAGGGCGATAAGAACGGTGGCGTATACGATGTTGCACAGGCTGTTAAAAAAGAAGTTACCAATTACGATATAAAAGTAACTATCTTAGGCCACCTGCAGCGCGGCGGCAGCCCGTCTGCGTTCGATAGGATTTTGGGTAGTCGTTTGGGTTTCGCGGCGGTAAACGCGTTGATAGCGGGCGAATCGCAAAAGATGGTGGGCCTGCAGGCAAATATTATAGTTTCAACCAGCCTGGAAGAGGCGCTTACCCAGCATAAGTTTAGCCTGGAAGAAGACCTTTTACAAATGGCTGAAGTATTATCTATCTAA
- the gap gene encoding type I glyceraldehyde-3-phosphate dehydrogenase produces MKIGINGFGRIGRLAFRAAMERPDVEVVGINDLVEPDYMAYMLRYDSTHGQFKGTIAVEGGHLVVNGKTIRVTAEKDPANLKWNEVGAEVIIESTGLFLTIESAQKHIDAGAKKVVMSAPAKDDTPTFVMGVNHKQLKAEQTIVSNASCTTNCLAPIAKVLDDKFGIEEGLMTTVHAVTATQKTVDGPSAKDWRGGRGAYQNIIPSSTGAAKAVGLVLPQLKGKLTGMSFRVPVADVSVVDLVVRLKKGASYADIKAAMKEASEGELKGILGYTEDEVVSEDFKGDARTSIFDAKAGIALNDNFVKVVSWYDNEWGYSNKLIDLVQEIGKL; encoded by the coding sequence ATGAAAATAGGAATTAACGGATTCGGCCGTATCGGCCGTTTGGCTTTCAGGGCCGCTATGGAAAGACCAGATGTTGAAGTTGTAGGTATCAACGACCTTGTTGAGCCTGATTACATGGCTTACATGTTGAGGTACGATTCAACCCACGGTCAGTTTAAAGGCACTATCGCTGTTGAAGGCGGCCACCTGGTAGTAAACGGCAAAACCATCCGCGTAACTGCAGAAAAAGACCCTGCCAACCTGAAATGGAACGAAGTTGGCGCCGAAGTGATCATCGAATCTACCGGCCTGTTCTTAACTATCGAAAGCGCACAAAAACACATTGATGCAGGTGCTAAAAAAGTAGTGATGAGCGCCCCTGCAAAGGATGATACCCCTACTTTTGTAATGGGTGTTAACCACAAGCAACTGAAGGCTGAACAAACCATTGTTTCAAACGCATCTTGTACTACTAACTGCTTAGCCCCTATAGCTAAAGTGTTAGATGATAAATTTGGTATTGAAGAAGGTTTAATGACCACTGTACACGCGGTAACTGCTACCCAAAAAACAGTTGACGGCCCATCGGCTAAAGACTGGAGAGGCGGTCGTGGCGCTTACCAGAACATCATCCCTTCATCAACCGGCGCTGCTAAGGCTGTTGGCCTGGTGCTTCCTCAGTTAAAAGGTAAATTAACAGGTATGTCGTTCCGTGTTCCGGTTGCCGACGTTTCTGTAGTTGACCTGGTAGTTCGTTTAAAAAAGGGTGCTTCTTATGCTGATATTAAAGCTGCGATGAAGGAAGCGTCTGAAGGCGAACTGAAAGGCATTTTAGGTTATACCGAAGATGAAGTAGTATCCGAAGATTTTAAAGGTGATGCACGCACTTCAATATTCGACGCTAAAGCCGGTATCGCGCTGAACGATAACTTTGTAAAAGTAGTTTCTTGGTACGATAACGAATGGGGCTACAGCAACAAACTGATTGACCTGGTACAAGAGATCGGCAAATTATAA
- a CDS encoding gamma-glutamylcyclotransferase family protein — MVLFAYASNMNVDEFAKTVPSAKKICNAKLPGYRFSFNLTADDGSSKASLVPSTEMDAAAWGVLIEFNDDELDNFFFQDEWFDWTQVHCMCASGEICKAHAFVTRPHAINDFTLPYDWYQAKIIKIAKEQGLPEEYITALSLMPHKVDPDERRRARRMNR, encoded by the coding sequence ATGGTACTATTTGCTTATGCATCAAACATGAATGTGGACGAGTTTGCCAAAACCGTTCCATCGGCAAAAAAGATATGTAATGCCAAATTGCCCGGCTACCGGTTCAGCTTTAATTTAACGGCAGATGACGGATCGTCGAAGGCCAGCCTGGTGCCGTCTACAGAAATGGACGCGGCTGCCTGGGGGGTATTGATTGAATTTAACGATGACGAACTGGATAACTTCTTCTTCCAGGATGAATGGTTCGACTGGACACAGGTGCATTGTATGTGCGCCAGCGGAGAGATCTGCAAAGCCCATGCCTTTGTTACCAGGCCGCACGCCATAAATGATTTTACCCTCCCCTACGATTGGTACCAGGCCAAGATCATTAAAATAGCGAAAGAACAGGGCCTGCCCGAGGAGTATATCACCGCATTATCGCTTATGCCCCACAAAGTCGACCCGGATGAGAGAAGACGGGCGAGGCGAATGAACCGCTGA
- a CDS encoding ABC transporter permease, which translates to MFRNYLKIAWRNLLRHKTFSVINIGGLAIGIAACLLISLYVHYEWSYDAYHTKGNRIVRITNLMRTPEKDNVNIALSPTLLAATLKHDYPDVEAITRFEPGKAIIKVGNQLYNEDNVLGTDVEIFKVFNYPLTEGDPSHALADRQGIVLSARLAKKYFGNQKALGKNISYNKKPYHVTGVMAELPENSDLKIDALVNGNFEKETAWMDADFAVYTFVLFKQKPDLDILKKKLAIISKRDLQPELNKTGAVGYSVQFDAEMLKDVHFSTDKMGDTPKGDKLLVYIFSVLAMLILLIALLNYINLSTARATERAKEVGVRKVNGALQSSLVRQFLFESLFVTMIALLIGIGLMFLMLPLLNNLLQIRISFLSSAFSFITVCGLVLASSLLTGLYPAFVLSAFNPIAVLKGNFKFQAKGISLRKGITIVQFVIATVMIAGAFIMNQQINFVQHRSIGYDKDQLLNVGLPDDSAALTRVGAFSNALKQLSQVKGLTAQTGLSMLNNQTPKSTTTVMVNGVKREIVANYFSVDEHFIPLLHMQLIAGHNFYGNEKVKKAGYIVNEAFLKQVGLKDPIGKNANGFDDKSKIIGVVKNFHYASMHNPIAPLVLVYQSMKPTSVLVKINPHDANLVHKTWQTYFPDVPYSADFMDDGFNAMYQKDRTTIRLFNFFTLLSILLASLGLYGLANLIAVQRTKEIGIRKVLGAALDQLLVLLAKDFVKLVAIAAVLAIPITWLVMNKWLAFYAYHIDISWWLLALPVVIIIAISITVISYQTVKVAVSNPVNSLKNDR; encoded by the coding sequence AAACATTCTCGGTTATAAATATCGGCGGACTGGCTATCGGGATAGCGGCATGCCTGCTGATATCGCTGTATGTACACTACGAGTGGAGTTACGACGCGTATCACACCAAAGGCAACCGCATTGTTCGCATCACCAACCTGATGCGTACGCCAGAAAAGGATAACGTGAACATCGCGCTATCACCAACCTTGCTGGCCGCTACCTTAAAGCACGATTATCCCGACGTGGAGGCCATCACCCGCTTTGAACCCGGAAAGGCCATTATAAAAGTGGGCAACCAGTTGTATAACGAGGATAATGTGCTGGGCACCGATGTTGAGATTTTTAAGGTATTCAACTATCCGCTTACCGAGGGCGATCCCTCACACGCTTTAGCCGATAGGCAAGGGATTGTATTATCGGCCAGGTTAGCTAAGAAGTACTTCGGTAATCAAAAAGCATTGGGCAAAAATATCAGCTACAATAAAAAGCCTTATCACGTAACCGGTGTAATGGCCGAACTGCCCGAAAATTCCGACCTGAAAATAGATGCCTTAGTCAACGGTAACTTTGAAAAGGAGACCGCCTGGATGGATGCCGATTTTGCGGTATACACCTTTGTGCTGTTTAAGCAAAAGCCCGATCTGGATATCCTGAAGAAAAAATTGGCCATTATATCAAAACGTGACCTGCAACCCGAACTAAATAAAACCGGCGCCGTGGGCTATTCGGTGCAGTTTGATGCGGAAATGTTAAAGGATGTGCACTTCAGTACCGATAAGATGGGAGATACCCCGAAGGGCGATAAGTTGCTGGTATACATCTTCTCGGTATTAGCGATGCTGATCCTGTTGATTGCTTTGTTAAATTATATCAATCTCTCTACCGCCCGGGCCACCGAGCGAGCAAAAGAGGTTGGGGTGCGCAAGGTGAACGGCGCGCTGCAATCCAGCCTGGTGCGGCAGTTTCTGTTCGAATCGCTTTTTGTAACGATGATTGCCTTGCTTATTGGTATCGGGTTAATGTTTTTGATGCTGCCCTTGCTAAATAACCTGTTGCAGATCAGGATCTCGTTCTTAAGTTCAGCATTTAGTTTTATTACGGTATGTGGTTTGGTGTTGGCCTCGTCCTTGCTCACAGGCTTATACCCGGCTTTTGTACTGTCGGCATTTAATCCCATAGCTGTTTTAAAAGGTAATTTTAAGTTTCAGGCTAAGGGAATATCGTTGCGCAAGGGTATTACTATTGTGCAGTTTGTTATTGCCACGGTAATGATAGCCGGCGCCTTTATCATGAATCAGCAAATTAACTTTGTACAGCACCGTTCGATAGGTTATGATAAGGATCAGTTGCTAAATGTTGGTTTGCCTGATGATTCGGCAGCCTTAACGCGGGTGGGCGCCTTCAGTAATGCGCTAAAGCAATTAAGCCAGGTAAAAGGACTCACTGCGCAAACCGGTTTATCTATGCTGAATAATCAAACCCCAAAATCAACTACAACGGTGATGGTGAACGGCGTTAAGCGCGAGATCGTAGCCAATTACTTTTCGGTTGATGAGCATTTTATACCTTTGTTGCACATGCAGCTTATTGCCGGCCACAATTTCTACGGTAATGAAAAGGTTAAAAAAGCGGGATACATCGTTAATGAGGCATTTCTGAAGCAAGTTGGTCTTAAAGACCCCATCGGCAAAAACGCAAACGGCTTTGATGATAAGAGCAAGATCATCGGCGTGGTCAAAAATTTTCATTACGCATCTATGCACAATCCCATTGCGCCGCTGGTGTTAGTTTATCAATCGATGAAACCAACATCGGTACTGGTAAAAATAAACCCTCACGATGCGAACTTAGTGCACAAAACCTGGCAAACTTATTTCCCTGATGTGCCTTACAGCGCCGATTTTATGGATGACGGCTTTAACGCCATGTATCAAAAAGACAGAACAACCATCCGACTGTTCAACTTCTTTACGCTGCTATCCATCCTGCTGGCCAGCCTTGGCTTGTATGGTTTGGCCAACCTGATAGCTGTGCAACGTACTAAGGAGATCGGCATCCGTAAGGTATTAGGCGCCGCCCTCGATCAATTATTAGTATTACTGGCTAAGGATTTTGTAAAGTTGGTTGCCATAGCCGCGGTGTTGGCTATCCCTATCACCTGGCTGGTAATGAATAAGTGGCTGGCGTTTTATGCTTACCATATCGATATCAGCTGGTGGCTGCTGGCCTTGCCGGTGGTGATCATTATCGCCATATCCATCACTGTCATCAGCTATCAAACCGTTAAAGTGGCTGTGAGTAACCCGGTGAATAGTTTGAAGAATGACCGCTGA